The following DNA comes from Methanosarcina vacuolata Z-761.
TATTCATTAACTGGTTCTCCTTTATTCTAAGTTTTATTCCTTTTTCTCTCAAAGGAATACGGAATCCTATTTCCCCTTTATGTTATAAATAACTTGCGCTCATGAGTTCTGTAACGTCTTAGTCTGTTATAAGCATTCTAATAAGTATGTAACAAGTCGTCTGGCTCTAGTAACACAAATTTTCAGTACGTTAAGCATCTTTGAAATATATTTTCAATTTTGTTACTAACAAGTGTTGAGATGGGAGATCCCATCTCTGAAAGAATCATCTACTCCTAAAGTTTTTAGATACACTTGTATGCTTTTTAATATATAGGATTACAACAATTATTATCAAGATAACAATTGCTGCATCAAATGCAGTCATTTGAAGGTATATTCCTTCAAGTGATACTTCCCTAACATAGAGTTTTTCAATTATAATTTCAATCATGTTTGGATATATATGGATCATCTGTTCGACATTTGAAGAACATCACCATGGGTTATTATTTCTAAGACATTCAAACGAAAAAGCATCCACTGATCAAAACTAGGGAGTCATCAAAATTATATACTAGAAACGCAGTATACAATATTAGGCTTTTAATGACGTGTCCTTATTATGAGTGGATGCGATCTCTTTTTTAAAGGATTAAATGAGTCACGATCATTTAATCCTTTAAACTTTGAAGAACTACAACTGATCTCACCTCTTTTTATAATCAGTATAGTTTATTGTCATTGTTCCGTGTTCATAACTCGATTGGGTATCGTAATATGCATTACTAAATTCATCATTGGTAAAACCCGTAGAATTAGATACTCTAGTGTCATTTATTATATCTTTATTCATCAACCCCTCTAAATTTTGATCCTTAATATGTTTTACAAGAGACAAGATGATCTTTGCTTTTGGGTTATTCTTATTGAGCTCATAATACTGTATTTTTCCCGCTTTCTCTGATTTTTGAATTATGTTTTCGTCTAACAACTTGTGAATATAACTATTAACAGTCATCTTTGAGAGTTTGGTTACTCTAATGATGTCTGCAATATACAGCATACCTCTATTGTCTTCAGCAAACGCTTCTAAGATTTTAACTTGAGGGCATTCTCCAAAAATTTCTGATAGAGCGGTCATGTAATATCATCTGTCGTCTTTAATAAAACCTTCAATGTCTAAATAATAGACTTAATATTATTTAAATGTATCCCACATCTATAACTTTCTCTAAACGTTCGTCTAATAATTAGACTATATAACAAGTTCCTTTTTTTGTATAACAGGTTTTCAAAAGTATTACTTTAATAATATATAGATGGAAAATAAATTCACTTAGGGATATAACTTATTAAGTACAACTATTATTTACAACAGTTCAATAAATTAATTCGTGTTACAACACTAACTCCTACTTTCCGCAGATGTACACAAAAATACCATCAATTTTCTCAATATGGCAGTAGCTTAAAAATTAGTCCATTTTCTAATAAGGGTATTTTGGACAATTAGGCAAATAAATTCGACATTTGTGTACATCTGCGGAATGTGGGCTAACTTACTACTTTTTAGAAAATTCAGACTTTAGATGCAACCTCAAACATTAAGTGCAAAAGAGAGTTTAGGTGCAAAGCCGTAGAAGAAAAATAATCGCGTAAATAGTAAAAATAAAGTAAAAAGTTAGTAACTATTCAGGTACCCTAAATACGTCAACTAACATCGATTTTGGTCACAGGGATCTGTCTAATAAGGGATTCATAGCAAAATTAAAAATGACCTCAGTTGTCATCAATTTATAAAATTGACTGAAGTGTATTGTAAATGCCAAACATTCTAAATTACGGCTTTTGATGTCGATTTAAGGTACCTGAATAGTAACAAAAGTTATTAAATTTTTATTGACAACGTTTAAATCGATAACTTATTTATTATTTAGAACTTAAGTCGACTTTCATTCTATTTTCGTCAACTAAAATTTCTCCGTTCTCTTTTTCATATTCGTCTATTTTTTCACTTAAATTTTCAAGTAGTTTTTTTGCTGCCTGGTTAGTCAATATTACAAGACCGTCGCTGTGAAACAGTACCCTATCATCAGTTTCAAATTTTTCATTAAATAATTCGATGCGAAAATCTGAATCAGTACTTGTGACGTTAAGATTGGTTGCATAGATTTTTCTGAAAATTGGAGTGCGAGCTATTGATACCTGTTTTATTATTTTTTCTCCCATTTTTGGCTCTACCCCCTCATTACTATAATTTTCGTCCATATAATACCTCGTTAAGCAGATGCAGCGACAGTATCTATAATATATTTTTCACCGTTTAGTTTCTTAATTGGGAATTCTAGTTCATCGATGATATCAGGTGATCTTTCTGAAAACATGAGCTCTGATGTTTTATTAGGATAATAAAAACATTCAATCACTTCGTAATGTGGAATTGGCCCAACTGCCTTTTTCAAATCTGATATAACTATACTTTCATTATTTTCATACTCTGAAACAAATAAACCGTTCTCAAACACTGAGCCAATTAATTTTCTTACAATGTCGTTTTTTGCAAGTTGATAACAATTTGCATTGTTATGTTTTTCTTTAATTTCAATTATTCCGTTATATATTAACTCAGGCAATTTGGAATTTACGCTTTGTCTCGATATTCCCACACATTCTGCAATTTCAGTTTGATTATAAGTAAATGCTGGATTTTCTGCTAAGAAATCAATAATTTTTATTTCAATTGTTTTTCCCAAGAAGTCCTGCAATGCCATATCCATTTCTCCACTTCATGTAATAAATTACTTTATTAATCTTTCATTGTATGTTAAAACTCATTTAGAAAAACAATTTATTAACAATGGGAAATACAGTAGACTGTTTGGTACCTTTATTGTATCTTGTGTTACGTCATAATTAGTACTGCATATACGTAAATAATGGTATTTAATTCTGTTGTATAACTGTAAAATAGAATTGACAGTAAAAAATATAATTAACTGATATAAACATCAACTATATATTGTTAAAGATTATTGATTTTTTAGATGGTTATAGACTGGGAAAATATCGAGTTTAATGAATATGAATTGATGATCCTGTATAAATTATGTTATAAACCTAGATTTTGTAGAAACGGACATTATGATGAAAAAAGCCTTATTCATGGTGTAAAGTCGAATAAAATTGGACTGATGAGAAAAGCTATCGATAGATTATACAAACTAAAGATTATAGATATATATCCAGCACAATCCAGACCAGATTATTGTTTCCATCAAGAATGCTATCCTTACATCCTAGAAGTATTAAAGAGATATTCAGATCAACATGACTTTATTGATATGCAGACATTAAATATAAAATACAAAAAACATTGATAAACTATTTGTAACTATTCAGGTACCCTAAATACGTCAACTAACATCGATTTTGGTCACAGGGATCTGTCTAATAAGGGATTCATAGCAAAATTAAAAATGACCTCAGTTGTCATCAATTTATAAAATTGACTGAAGTGTATTGTAAATGCCAAACATTCTAAATTACGGCTTTTGATGTCGATTTAAGGTACCTGAATAGTAACAACTATTTTTATAATGTGATTTTTACGTTTTTGCACTAACTTTTCTCGAAAAACAGACGAAATGTTACAGGGCTTTTAACTTTTTAAAAACTGACGAAGACGTTACAGAACCTGACTGAGGAATAAACTAAACGCACATAAACTAAACGCACATAAACTAAACGCACATGAAATTCTTCGAATAACAGGCACAAAGAAATGAAAGTACTTCTCACCTCACCCTTTTTTGACTATTGATCTTGTCATTACCTTGAGTAGTAAGGTTGTCCTAACTATGGTTTTTCAAACCATCGCTAAACTAATCAGTAAATTGCCATAGAAGGCTTGAATTTGATAAGGAGCCGAAAATCAAAAGGAGCACTGAGAGACAGTTTTGTTCCGTACTTTCATGCTAAATTAAAAAAATTCCACATAGTATAAAAAAATAGTTTTCAAGGCTCTAAAAAGTAGCTATGCAAAGACCCTCTAAAATAAGACTTTCTTGATTAAAAGACTGTTCTCAAATTTAATAAAGAACTTCGATAAAAGACTCTCCTAAATTTGAGAAAGAATCTTTTGAATACTTAATACAAGAAGAAGCCCAGGGTGCTGTATCTACTGTATCCCCCCAATACAGTCTCTCCGAATTTATGCTCCCCCAAGCACATTGATTCGAAGAAGAATCAACAACCCCCAGGAAATTCTTTTCTTTTCGATGATACCCCATCTCTATTCCCAAACTCCATCACATAGTAATAGCATAAATTATATTAAATAAATCATCTCAAAAATTGAATTCAACCGAAAAATTGTTTGACGTAAAAGATTTCAAGTCAATCATAGCTCTTTTCTAATCAGGAAATTTAATTTAAAGTTTCATGCCTATAATAAACTAAAACCGAAATTTAATACTGCTTTTCAAGATGCTGTATTTCGAATCACCAATCAAGTTTCAGATCACAGAAAATAATTCTGAAACTTTACGGGTTTTGAGAGTAAAATTGATTTCGGGATGAACTCGTCAATAAAAAAGTTATAAAAAATATAAGTTATTGCGGCCTCAATTAGCCGCAACCTTCTCTGAAGCCTTCTGCTGTTTGGGCGGCTTTCAGTAGTTCCTTGAGATCATATAATCAGCAATCTGAAGGAGAAGCTCCTTTTCCGGACAGTCCCTCAGAGCGTCCAGTTTTGCTTTGCCTTCTTTGATATATGAAATTGCAAGGTCCTTTACATAATCAATTGATCCGCATTCGGTTAAAATCTGGACGGCTTCGTCAGTTTCTTCCTGAGTAGCTTCTCCTTTTCCGAAAATGTCCAGTTTCACACCTTTTTCGAAAGCGTCGATTACAATAAGGGTATGTTTCCCTTCCATAAGGTCGCTGCCTCTTACCTTACCGAGAACTTCCTCCGGGGTGACCATATCCAGAACATCGTCATACATCTGGAACCCGATCCCTATAAGGCGCCCATACTCGGATAAGGCTTCAGCAATCTCATCAGAAGCTCCTCCAAGAAGAGCCCCAATCTTGGCTGCAGCTGCATAAAGAACTGAGGTCTTTTTTTCCACCATCTCAATATATTCAGCTTTACTAACTTTTTCCCTCTTTTCGAAATCCATGTCAAGCCACTGGCCTTCACAGATTTCGGTACATGTTTTTGAAAGAACGTCCATACATATTAAAATTCTTGAAGGCTCATTTTGAACTTTTGACAGAATCGAAAAGGCTTTGGAATAAAGTGTATCACCTGCAAGAATTGCTCCAGCTTCACCCCATATCATATGGACTGCAGGTCTCCCTCTGCGAATATCATCCTTATCCATTATGTCATCATGGATCAGAGTGAAATTATGTACAAGTTCCACGGCCACCGCTGCAGGTAAGACAGACTTGAGGTCAGAGCCTGTAGCTTCAGCTGCCAGAATAAGAACTGCGGGGCGGAGGCGCTTTCCTCCTGAATCTACCAGGTAGCGGGAGGCTTTATATAGCTCCTCTGGATGGGCTACCGGAAGCAGTTCATCAATTGCGGCGTCAACATGGACACTTCTTTTTTTGATCTCATCAACTAACGTCATAAATATCACGAGGTACGGAATGATTTCCTATAGAGTTATTCTTCTATATATAACACTTCACCGTTTCTGAGAAGGTGTACTGTATCTCCAAGTACATACCCGGCATCTTCCGCCATCTCGATGTAGTGTCCGTGCATCTCCATATCCCCATGGGCAGGGATCACATGTTCAGGATTTACCATACGCAGGAGTTCCCAGTGGTCTTCCCTATATGCATGTCCTGACACATGCACGTTGTCATAAATCCTGGCGCCCCGCATCTTGAGCTTGGTCTCAAGGGCATAGCGGTTAGCCTGAGTCATTGGGCTCGGGATCACATTTGCAGAGAAAATAACCCTATCTCCTGGCTCAATTGTATACGGAGTTTCCCCATTTGCAATGCGCACAAGTATGGAACCTGGTTCACCCTGGTGCCCGGTGACGATTGGAAGGTACTTGTTCTTTCCGTCCTGGATAATGCGTTTGAGAGCTCTATCTACATCCTTTCTCTGGCCGTGCATCTCTACATTGGAAGGCAGTTCCAGATAGCCAAGGTCTCTAGCAGCTCCTACATAACGTTCCATTGAACGTCCCAGGAGGACAGGAATCCTGCCCATTTCCCCAGCAGCTTCAATAATTGCTTTTAGTCTGGGAATGTGGGAGGCAAAGGTGGTAATAACCATTCCTACTTCTGACTCTTCTGTTCCAAGCAGCACGTCCCTGACCATATCCTTTGCGATCTGTTCCGACGGAGTTTTCCCCGAACGTCCGGCATTCGTGCTCTCTACAATCATTGCAACAACTCCTTCCCTCCCGAGGGTTTTAAGACGCTCGAAATCAGGAGCTTCACCCATTGTCGGAGTGCGGTCCAGCTTAAAGTCGCAGGCGTAAAGAACCGCTCCAATTGGGGTGTGAACTGCTGCAAGCACACAGTCAATTATACTATGCTGGACATTAATGAATTCGATGGAAATATCTTCGGTAACCTGGTATGTTCCACCTGCATTCAACGGAATAACCCTGTTGCAAACCTCAAACTTGCGTTCGGCCTCGATCTGCTGTTTGATAAGGGCCGTTGTATACGGTGTAGAAATGATTGGAGCATTATACCTGTGGGCAAGTTTCGGAATTGCACCTATATGGTCAAGGTGCCCGTGAGTACAGACAATTGCCCGGACAGTTCCATTGATTTCTTTCATAATAGTATCATCAGGAATTGCTCCCATCTCGATAAGTTCGAGAGAATGCATTTTATCAATTTCAACATCCTCATGGATCTGAACCCTATCGAGACGAAGCCCCATATCCAGAATGATGATATCTTCGCCTACAATAACTGCAGTCATGTTACGGCCCATCTCATTGTAACCGCCGACTGCAACAATTCCTATTTCAGTCATATTTTTACCTCTTATTTATTTTTTTATCCTTGTGAACCCCAATCCTCAGAAAATGGATCAGGTGATGACCTTAAAATGATAGCTGCGATGTGAATGGTATAGCATAGCATCGAATCTAACACAGAATTAGCCTTAGAGCAGCCATATCCAGCTCTGTTGCAGGAAGAACTCCACCCCCGATGAGACGAATCAGGATACATCTCTTGCAGAAGAATTCTATTTTAATATATCTGGTTTATACCAGATACTCAAATGCCTGTTAAGCACGTTCCAGAATTGCCCCGGGAATGCCTTTTAAATTCCCTATTCTTTAGATACACATTTCTTTAAAGGATTCTACCCTTCCAGATCAAACAAAATCTGCTATTATTTCAATTAACAGGAGCCTTTACATGCTCTTCTCTTACTGGTTAGTATTTCTTAAGAACCTAATTTTCTCAATCCTGTAAAGTTAGATTTCCGCCTTTAAAGACTTTGAAAATATCCGCTTTTCTATTTTAGCAGATTCTTCTAGAGCTTATTCAGCAACCTGTTTTGTTATAACTGGGGCTTTTTTATTCCTGGTTTTATTATTGGGGCTTTTTATACCTGGTTTTTTGGTTTATTCATGGCTTTATTCTGGTTTATTCTAATTAATTCCTGGCTTGATTCAATCCACTCTAACCTATTCTGAGTTATTATAGCCTATTCTAATTAATTCCTGGCTTGATTCATCTGGCCTATTCTATGCTATTATGGCCTATTCTGAGTTATCATAACTTATTATGGTCTATTCTAAGTTATTAGAATCGATTTTGAGTTATTATGGTCGATTTTGAGTCATTACAACCTATTCTGAGTTATCATGACTTATTTTAACTTATTTTAATTTCTTCTAATTTATTCTGATATATTCTAATTTATTCTAATCTATTTTGATTCTATCCCATCTGCTTCTCAGCAATCCATTCTCATCTGGATAATTTCTATCATGATAATCTTATCAGGTGATTCTAACCTCATCAGAAAGTTCCTGATTCTACAATTATCATAATTTTTCTATTTTCTATAATGAAATCGCTTCATACTAAACAATTTCAGCCTGAATAACTGCGAAATAATTCCTTAATTTAATGAATTTTACAGTAATTCTATGAAACTAACTCCTGAATTTCATTGATTTTACAACAACTAATATATCTTGTAGTTTATGAACCTGAAGCAGATCCAGTGTAAAATTGCTCTAAT
Coding sequences within:
- a CDS encoding DUF3467 domain-containing protein; the encoded protein is MDENYSNEGVEPKMGEKIIKQVSIARTPIFRKIYATNLNVTSTDSDFRIELFNEKFETDDRVLFHSDGLVILTNQAAKKLLENLSEKIDEYEKENGEILVDENRMKVDLSSK
- a CDS encoding winged helix-turn-helix domain-containing protein; this translates as MALQDFLGKTIEIKIIDFLAENPAFTYNQTEIAECVGISRQSVNSKLPELIYNGIIEIKEKHNNANCYQLAKNDIVRKLIGSVFENGLFVSEYENNESIVISDLKKAVGPIPHYEVIECFYYPNKTSELMFSERSPDIIDELEFPIKKLNGEKYIIDTVAASA
- a CDS encoding polyprenyl synthetase family protein, with the protein product MTLVDEIKKRSVHVDAAIDELLPVAHPEELYKASRYLVDSGGKRLRPAVLILAAEATGSDLKSVLPAAVAVELVHNFTLIHDDIMDKDDIRRGRPAVHMIWGEAGAILAGDTLYSKAFSILSKVQNEPSRILICMDVLSKTCTEICEGQWLDMDFEKREKVSKAEYIEMVEKKTSVLYAAAAKIGALLGGASDEIAEALSEYGRLIGIGFQMYDDVLDMVTPEEVLGKVRGSDLMEGKHTLIVIDAFEKGVKLDIFGKGEATQEETDEAVQILTECGSIDYVKDLAISYIKEGKAKLDALRDCPEKELLLQIADYMISRNY
- a CDS encoding RNase J family beta-CASP ribonuclease, whose translation is MTEIGIVAVGGYNEMGRNMTAVIVGEDIIILDMGLRLDRVQIHEDVEIDKMHSLELIEMGAIPDDTIMKEINGTVRAIVCTHGHLDHIGAIPKLAHRYNAPIISTPYTTALIKQQIEAERKFEVCNRVIPLNAGGTYQVTEDISIEFINVQHSIIDCVLAAVHTPIGAVLYACDFKLDRTPTMGEAPDFERLKTLGREGVVAMIVESTNAGRSGKTPSEQIAKDMVRDVLLGTEESEVGMVITTFASHIPRLKAIIEAAGEMGRIPVLLGRSMERYVGAARDLGYLELPSNVEMHGQRKDVDRALKRIIQDGKNKYLPIVTGHQGEPGSILVRIANGETPYTIEPGDRVIFSANVIPSPMTQANRYALETKLKMRGARIYDNVHVSGHAYREDHWELLRMVNPEHVIPAHGDMEMHGHYIEMAEDAGYVLGDTVHLLRNGEVLYIEE